A stretch of Lathyrus oleraceus cultivar Zhongwan6 chromosome 6, CAAS_Psat_ZW6_1.0, whole genome shotgun sequence DNA encodes these proteins:
- the LOC127091582 gene encoding uncharacterized protein LOC127091582 isoform X11 — protein sequence MDTDGLSQICSGLGSIEEDDEGNRIGYSKGEYCLDNLKDLLRFLRRDDPQTRDVFKQVCKWNIVSKDLVPIIEHYHEDRSMLLNAVKVLVFLTMPIEPGSTDVSQQLDYLWDLKSAVTNSDVATVIVSILEKPLENLELNAFTEDDWKLVQLVFTLFRNILAVQEIPLHQKSAGFASHFLSLRDRFLELLFRENVMDIILVVSQNVGSSNVYLRQDNLLLLEIFHYIFMGQEPELIVRGHLNGLKVDEDSQASLDSLQSIMEEEKKKRVINRLGNISRHSQFSGTFARVTMDGSKAVFKGNPNSSRNMHLKSQNVIRGRAKKIAWDHPRLPSTKDKILEMLKGFVNQFLSGGYNVLMRSVREDIVKEHPAIQKSDVVVFFQVADFISSFQFYKYSTSKTEEEKDIFGDNDANASDFSGKICGPIEASLNESMFQLVISHWRQAYDGLKETNDYKFLSAAGSLLKSMIRMLDLVLKSLPDDSKEPQTARILLYKLFYDQTEEGMTQFLLNLIKTFDTHKQCKSDLADLVEIICKVVKLMDYLQSRGTLRVSKKARKLKKKTSNGTESGNKPTGDHSCVKKEAGISIDNPLGENHLIQKESLPNAISTDQEAIPDDNEHESLEKDVNSQVRLESMENTHLDGNGHENVKGDVNSQVRLEPMENTHLDDNEHENVKGDVNSQVRLESMENTHLDNDDNEHENVKGDVNSQVRLESMENTHLDDNEHNNVKGDLNFQVGLESGKKTNLDDNEHKNVEEDVTSQVGLKPIENTNLEHLNEDMLDDTGDFSEDEQLNTISEVDFNVSMLVSAFANHSIIQKLCWLLKFYKSNSLAINHYIISMLRRISDELELHPMLYQLSLLTTFYDILAEQKSCPCEEYASIVDFLNSLVRKMLKKMKKQPLLFVEILFWKTRRECHYINAEYMLDELGDMRKESKNWNDTQRDVEIGSSSVKAWTHRSIADALGDDEADVVISHDSRYQNNVEKLDDVEGFASTSGSKNRRDDNNGEPWLEDESQTAPRRKRKFVLDAELEMQIKNLYEKFKDDRNCSRRIAEELDPDGKISPAQISNKLKKLGLTIASRKKKGGANETFSTSPNQLEGAGVAGVVNLEGSLLVQHRQKRKRVSAFNEDQEALIKVLFEQFKDHRRCNYMIANALDVDGKFTPAQVSRKLKQLGLWVQQKSFRGNIHQKGEDLMDYSKDGMDKSDDETLLSLIERKKVKKGKKSSKPLHEQTNEDKLSKDESDDEMLGSILKKKGKKRKESSKQVHEQTGEDKLSKDASDDEILGSILKKKKNRSVSGEHLHENTNEGELSRYDSEDEILQSALKKKKNRPGEHLHENTNEGELSRYDSEDEILQSALKKKNNRSVSGEYLHENTNEGELSRYDSEDEILQSALTENQVGFKNSQVENKQVDPDLEDSEDDVAVKVLSDNPVSRRKLRMVMDLEDDD from the exons ATGGACACAGATGGGTTATCTCAAATCTGCAGCGGCCTCGGATCAATAGAAGAGGACGATGAAGGAAACCGAATCGGTTACTCCAAAGGCGAATACTGTCTCG ATAACCTGAAAGACTTGCTGAGGTTTTTGAGACGCGACGACCCGCAAACACGTGATGTGTTCAAGCAAGTGTGCAAATGGAACATCGTTTCTAAGGATTTGGTACCGATTATCGAGCATTACCATGAAGATCGTAGCATGCTTCTGAATGCAG TGAAGGTTTTGGTGTTCCTTACAATGCCAATTGAGCCTGGTTCCACAGATGTATCTCAGCAGTTGGACTATTTATGGGATTTGAAGTCTGCAGTGACTAACAGTGATGTTGCTACAGTGATAGTGTCCATTTTAGAAAAACCACTTGAGAATTTGGAACT TAATGCATTCACTGAGGATGATTGGAAATTGGTACAGCTGGTATTTACATTATTTAGAAATATACTTGCTGTTCAAGAAATCCCGTTGCATCAGAAATCAGCAGGATTTGCCTCCCATTTTTTATCTCTGAGAGATAGATTTCTGGAGCTTTTGTTTCGTGAGAATGTGATGGATATAATCTTGGTTGTATCTCAAAATGTTGGCAGCTCTAATGTTTATCTCCGTCAGGATAATTTGCTTCTATTGGAAATATTCCATTACATTTTTATGGGTCAGGAGCCAGAGTTGATTGTCCGGGGCCATTTGAATGGATTGAAG GTTGACGAAGACTCCCAAGCCTCTCTTGATAGTCTCCAGTCCATCATGGaggaagaaaagaagaaaagagTTATTAATAGGCTTGGCAATATCAGCCGGCATTCACAATTCAGTGGAACATTTGCACGGGTTACCATG GATGGTTCTAAAGCCGTGTTTAAGGGGAATCCTAATTCTTCTCGTAATATGCATCTTAAATCACAAAATGTCATTCGAGGTCGAGCCAAAAAAATTGCGTGGGATCATCCAAGGTTGCCTTCAACAAAGGACAAGATCTTGGAGATGCTTAAAGGATTTGTAAATCAGTTTCTTTCTGGGGGATACAACG TTTTGATGCGATCGGTCCGTGAAGATATTGTAAAGGAGCATCCTGCAATTCAGAAAAGTGACGTTGTTGTTTTCTTTCAAGTGGCTGACTTTATCTCTTCATTTCAGTTTTACAAGTATTCAACTTCaaag ACGGAGGAAGAAAAGGACATATTTGGTGATAATGATGCCAATGCTTCAGATTTCAGTGGTAAAATATGTGGCCCAATCGAGGCATCGTTGAATGAGTCGATGTTTCAACTAGTTATTTCACATTGGCGGCAGGCTTATGATGGTCTAAAGGAAACAAATGACTACAAGTTTCTATCTGCAGCTGGCTCTCTTTTGAAAAGCATG ATTCGCATGCTGGATTTAGTACTTAAGTCGTTGCCAGATGACTCTAAGGAGCCGCAAACAGCCCGCATTCTTTTGTATAAGTTATTTTATGATCAGACCGAAGAAGGGATGACTCAATTCCTCTTGAATTTGATCAAAACGTTTGACACACACAAACAATGCAAAAG TGATCTTGCAGATTTGGTTGAAATCATTTGCAAAGTTGTGAAGCTAATGGATTATCTTCAGTCTCGAGGAACATTGAGG GTGTcaaagaaagcaaggaagttgAAAAAGAAAACTTCCAATGGAACAGAATCAGGGAATAAACCAACTGGAGATCATTCTTGTGTTAAAAAAGAAGCTGGCATTTCTATTGACAATCCATTAGGTGAAAACCATTTGATACAGAAGGAATCCCTACCGAATGCAATCTCCACTGACCAAGAGGCCATCCCTGATGATAATGAACATGAAAGTCTCGAGAAAGATGTGAACTCTCAAGTTCGCTTGGAATCAATGGAAAACACACATCTTGATGGCAATGGACATGAAAATGTCAAGGGAGATGTGAACTCCCAAGTTCGTTTGGAACCAATGGAAAACACACATCTTGATGATAATGAACATGAAAATGTCAAGGGAGATGTGAACTCCCAAGTTCGTTTGGAATCAATGGAAAACACACATCTTGATAATGATGATAACGAACATGAAAATGTCAAGGGAGATGTGAACTCCCAAGTTCGTTTGGAATCAATGGAAAACACACATCTTGATGATAATGAACATAATAATGTCAAGGGAGATTTGAACTTCCAAGTTGGTTTGGAATCTGGGAAAAAGACAAATCTTGATGATAATGAACACAAAAATGTAGAGGAAGATGTGACCTCCCAAGTTGGTTTAAAACCAATAGAAAACACAAATCTTGAACATCTTAATGAGGATATGTTGGATGACACTGGTGATTTTTCTGAAGATGAGCAATTAAATACAATTAGTGAAGTTGATTTCAATGTTTCAATGCTTGTCTCCGCTTTTGCAAATCACAGTATCATTCAGAAATTATGTTGGTTGCTCAAGTTTTATAAAAGCAATTCCCTTGCAATAAATCATTACATAATAAGCATGTTGCGGAGAATTAGTGATGAGCTTGAACTCCATCCCATGCTCTACCAG TTGTCGCTGCTCACAACTTTCTACGATATTCTTGCTGAACAAAAGTCATGCCCCTGCGAGGAATATGCAAGTATTGTTGATTTCCTGAACAGTTTGGTCAGAAAGATGCTGAAGAAAATGAAAAAGCAGCCCCTCCTATTTGTTGAAATTCTTTTTTGGAAGACCCGAAGGGAATGCCATTACATCAATGCAGAATATATGTTGGATGAACTTGGCGATATGAGAAAAGAAAGTAAAAATTGGAATGATACTCAAAGAGATGTAGAAATTGGTTCCTCCTCAGTGAAGGCGTGGACTCATAGAAGCATTGCTGATGCACTTGGTGATGATGAAGCTGATGTCGTGATCTCTCATGACTCAAGATATCAAAA CAATGTTGAAAAGCTTGATGATGTTGAAGGCTTTGCTTCTACCTCGGGAAGTAAGAATCGCAGAGACGATAACAA TGGGGAGCCATGGTTGGAAGATGAATCTCAAACAGCTCCGAGAAGAAAGAGAAAATTTGTTCTAGATGCTGAATTGGAGATGCAAATTAAGAATCTCTATGAGAA ATTCAAAGATGACAGAAATTGCAGTCGACGTATTGCTGAAGAGCTAGATCCAGATGGTAAAATTTCTCCAGCTCAAATATCCAATAAATTGAAAAAACTAGGGCTAACAATTGCATCAAGGAAAAAGAAGGGCGGTGCTAATGAAACTTTCTCAACAAGCCCTAATCAATTAGAAGGTGCCGGAGTAGCCGGAGTTGTGAATTTAGAGGGAAGCCTGTTGGTTCAGCATCG GCAGAAAAGAAAAAGAGTCAGTGCTTTCAATGAAGATCAGGAAGCCCTTATCAAAGTTCTATTTGAGCA ATTCAAGGATCATAGAAGATGTAACTATATGATAGCCAATGCACTGGACGTGGATGGTAAGTTCACACCTGCCCAAGTCTCTCGAAAACTTAAGCAACTTGGCTTATGGGTTCAGCAAAAGAGTTTTAGAGGAAATATCCACCAAAAGGGTGAGGATCTTATGGACTATTCAAAGGATGGAATGGATAAATCTGATGATGAGACACTTCTATCATTGATAGAAAG gAAAAAAGTGAAGAAAGGAAAAAAATCAAGCAAACCATTACATGAACAGACCAATGAGGATAAGCTGTCAAAAGATGAGTCTGATGATGAAATGCTTGGCTCTATCCTCAA gAAAAAAGGGAAGAAAAGAAAAGAATCAAGCAAACAGGTACACGAACAGACCGGTGAGGATAAATTGTCAAAAGATGCTTCTGATGATGAAATACTCGGCTCTATCCTCAA GAAAAAAAAGAATAGATCTGTATCTGGTGAACACTTACATGAAAACACCAATGAGGGTGAATTGTCTAGATATGATTCCGAAGATGAAATTCTTCAATCTGCACTGAA GAAAAAAAAGAATAGACCTGGTGAACATTTACATGAAAACACCAATGAGGGTGAATTGTCTAGATACGATTCCGAAGATGAAATTCTTCAATCTGCACTGAA GAAAAAAAATAATAGATCTGTATCTGGTGAATATTTACATGAAAACACCAATGAGGGTGAATTGTCTAGATACGATTCGGAAGATGAAATTCTTCAATCTGCACTTAC TGAAAATCAAGTAGGTTTTAAGAATTCCCAAGTAGAAAATAAGCAAGTGGATCCTGACTTGGAAGATTCAGAGGATGATGTGGCTGTTAAAGTACTTTCTGACAATCCTGTATCAAGAAGGAAGCTGAGAATGGTGATGGATCTTGAGGACGATGACTGA
- the LOC127091582 gene encoding uncharacterized protein LOC127091582 isoform X6 has product MDTDGLSQICSGLGSIEEDDEGNRIGYSKGEYCLDNLKDLLRFLRRDDPQTRDVFKQVCKWNIVSKDLVPIIEHYHEDRSMLLNAVKVLVFLTMPIEPGSTDVSQQLDYLWDLKSAVTNSDVATVIVSILEKPLENLELNAFTEDDWKLVQLVFTLFRNILAVQEIPLHQKSAGFASHFLSLRDRFLELLFRENVMDIILVVSQNVGSSNVYLRQDNLLLLEIFHYIFMGQEPELIVRGHLNGLKVDEDSQASLDSLQSIMEEEKKKRVINRLGNISRHSQFSGTFARVTMDGSKAVFKGNPNSSRNMHLKSQNVIRGRAKKIAWDHPRLPSTKDKILEMLKGFVNQFLSGGYNVLMRSVREDIVKEHPAIQKSDVVVFFQVADFISSFQFYKYSTSKTEEEKDIFGDNDANASDFSGKICGPIEASLNESMFQLVISHWRQAYDGLKETNDYKFLSAAGSLLKSMIRMLDLVLKSLPDDSKEPQTARILLYKLFYDQTEEGMTQFLLNLIKTFDTHKQCKSDLADLVEIICKVVKLMDYLQSRGTLRVSKKARKLKKKTSNGTESGNKPTGDHSCVKKEAGISIDNPLGENHLIQKESLPNAISTDQEAIPDDNEHESLEKDVNSQVRLESMENTHLDGNGHENVKGDVNSQVRLEPMENTHLDDNEHENVKGDVNSQVRLESMENTHLDNDDNEHENVKGDVNSQVRLESMENTHLDDNEHNNVKGDLNFQVGLESGKKTNLDDNEHKNVEEDVTSQVGLKPIENTNLEHLNEDMLDDTGDFSEDEQLNTISEVDFNVSMLVSAFANHSIIQKLCWLLKFYKSNSLAINHYIISMLRRISDELELHPMLYQLSLLTTFYDILAEQKSCPCEEYASIVDFLNSLVRKMLKKMKKQPLLFVEILFWKTRRECHYINAEYMLDELGDMRKESKNWNDTQRDVEIGSSSVKAWTHRSIADALGDDEADVVISHDSRYQNNVEKLDDVEGFASTSGSKNRRDDNNGEPWLEDESQTAPRRKRKFVLDAELEMQIKNLYEKFKDDRNCSRRIAEELDPDGKISPAQISNKLKKLGLTIASRKKKGGANETFSTSPNQLEGAGVAGVVNLEGSLLVQHRQKRKRVSAFNEDQEALIKVLFEQFKDHRRCNYMIANALDVDGKFTPAQVSRKLKQLGLWVQQKSFRGNIHQKGEDLMDYSKDGMDKSDDETLLSLIERKKVKKGKKSSKPLHEQTNEDKLSKDESDDEMLGSILKKKGKKRKESSKQVHEQTGEDKLSKDASDDEILGSILKKKKNRSVSGEHLHENTNEGELSRYDSEDEILQSALKKKKNRPGEHLHENTNEGELSRYDSEDEILQSALKKKMDRPASGEHLHENTNSEDEILQSALKKKKDRPASGEHLHENTNSEDEILQSALKKKNNRSVSGEYLHENTNEGELSRYDSEDEILQSALTENQVGFKNSQVENKQVDPDLEDSEDDVAVKVLSDNPVSRRKLRMVMDLEDDD; this is encoded by the exons ATGGACACAGATGGGTTATCTCAAATCTGCAGCGGCCTCGGATCAATAGAAGAGGACGATGAAGGAAACCGAATCGGTTACTCCAAAGGCGAATACTGTCTCG ATAACCTGAAAGACTTGCTGAGGTTTTTGAGACGCGACGACCCGCAAACACGTGATGTGTTCAAGCAAGTGTGCAAATGGAACATCGTTTCTAAGGATTTGGTACCGATTATCGAGCATTACCATGAAGATCGTAGCATGCTTCTGAATGCAG TGAAGGTTTTGGTGTTCCTTACAATGCCAATTGAGCCTGGTTCCACAGATGTATCTCAGCAGTTGGACTATTTATGGGATTTGAAGTCTGCAGTGACTAACAGTGATGTTGCTACAGTGATAGTGTCCATTTTAGAAAAACCACTTGAGAATTTGGAACT TAATGCATTCACTGAGGATGATTGGAAATTGGTACAGCTGGTATTTACATTATTTAGAAATATACTTGCTGTTCAAGAAATCCCGTTGCATCAGAAATCAGCAGGATTTGCCTCCCATTTTTTATCTCTGAGAGATAGATTTCTGGAGCTTTTGTTTCGTGAGAATGTGATGGATATAATCTTGGTTGTATCTCAAAATGTTGGCAGCTCTAATGTTTATCTCCGTCAGGATAATTTGCTTCTATTGGAAATATTCCATTACATTTTTATGGGTCAGGAGCCAGAGTTGATTGTCCGGGGCCATTTGAATGGATTGAAG GTTGACGAAGACTCCCAAGCCTCTCTTGATAGTCTCCAGTCCATCATGGaggaagaaaagaagaaaagagTTATTAATAGGCTTGGCAATATCAGCCGGCATTCACAATTCAGTGGAACATTTGCACGGGTTACCATG GATGGTTCTAAAGCCGTGTTTAAGGGGAATCCTAATTCTTCTCGTAATATGCATCTTAAATCACAAAATGTCATTCGAGGTCGAGCCAAAAAAATTGCGTGGGATCATCCAAGGTTGCCTTCAACAAAGGACAAGATCTTGGAGATGCTTAAAGGATTTGTAAATCAGTTTCTTTCTGGGGGATACAACG TTTTGATGCGATCGGTCCGTGAAGATATTGTAAAGGAGCATCCTGCAATTCAGAAAAGTGACGTTGTTGTTTTCTTTCAAGTGGCTGACTTTATCTCTTCATTTCAGTTTTACAAGTATTCAACTTCaaag ACGGAGGAAGAAAAGGACATATTTGGTGATAATGATGCCAATGCTTCAGATTTCAGTGGTAAAATATGTGGCCCAATCGAGGCATCGTTGAATGAGTCGATGTTTCAACTAGTTATTTCACATTGGCGGCAGGCTTATGATGGTCTAAAGGAAACAAATGACTACAAGTTTCTATCTGCAGCTGGCTCTCTTTTGAAAAGCATG ATTCGCATGCTGGATTTAGTACTTAAGTCGTTGCCAGATGACTCTAAGGAGCCGCAAACAGCCCGCATTCTTTTGTATAAGTTATTTTATGATCAGACCGAAGAAGGGATGACTCAATTCCTCTTGAATTTGATCAAAACGTTTGACACACACAAACAATGCAAAAG TGATCTTGCAGATTTGGTTGAAATCATTTGCAAAGTTGTGAAGCTAATGGATTATCTTCAGTCTCGAGGAACATTGAGG GTGTcaaagaaagcaaggaagttgAAAAAGAAAACTTCCAATGGAACAGAATCAGGGAATAAACCAACTGGAGATCATTCTTGTGTTAAAAAAGAAGCTGGCATTTCTATTGACAATCCATTAGGTGAAAACCATTTGATACAGAAGGAATCCCTACCGAATGCAATCTCCACTGACCAAGAGGCCATCCCTGATGATAATGAACATGAAAGTCTCGAGAAAGATGTGAACTCTCAAGTTCGCTTGGAATCAATGGAAAACACACATCTTGATGGCAATGGACATGAAAATGTCAAGGGAGATGTGAACTCCCAAGTTCGTTTGGAACCAATGGAAAACACACATCTTGATGATAATGAACATGAAAATGTCAAGGGAGATGTGAACTCCCAAGTTCGTTTGGAATCAATGGAAAACACACATCTTGATAATGATGATAACGAACATGAAAATGTCAAGGGAGATGTGAACTCCCAAGTTCGTTTGGAATCAATGGAAAACACACATCTTGATGATAATGAACATAATAATGTCAAGGGAGATTTGAACTTCCAAGTTGGTTTGGAATCTGGGAAAAAGACAAATCTTGATGATAATGAACACAAAAATGTAGAGGAAGATGTGACCTCCCAAGTTGGTTTAAAACCAATAGAAAACACAAATCTTGAACATCTTAATGAGGATATGTTGGATGACACTGGTGATTTTTCTGAAGATGAGCAATTAAATACAATTAGTGAAGTTGATTTCAATGTTTCAATGCTTGTCTCCGCTTTTGCAAATCACAGTATCATTCAGAAATTATGTTGGTTGCTCAAGTTTTATAAAAGCAATTCCCTTGCAATAAATCATTACATAATAAGCATGTTGCGGAGAATTAGTGATGAGCTTGAACTCCATCCCATGCTCTACCAG TTGTCGCTGCTCACAACTTTCTACGATATTCTTGCTGAACAAAAGTCATGCCCCTGCGAGGAATATGCAAGTATTGTTGATTTCCTGAACAGTTTGGTCAGAAAGATGCTGAAGAAAATGAAAAAGCAGCCCCTCCTATTTGTTGAAATTCTTTTTTGGAAGACCCGAAGGGAATGCCATTACATCAATGCAGAATATATGTTGGATGAACTTGGCGATATGAGAAAAGAAAGTAAAAATTGGAATGATACTCAAAGAGATGTAGAAATTGGTTCCTCCTCAGTGAAGGCGTGGACTCATAGAAGCATTGCTGATGCACTTGGTGATGATGAAGCTGATGTCGTGATCTCTCATGACTCAAGATATCAAAA CAATGTTGAAAAGCTTGATGATGTTGAAGGCTTTGCTTCTACCTCGGGAAGTAAGAATCGCAGAGACGATAACAA TGGGGAGCCATGGTTGGAAGATGAATCTCAAACAGCTCCGAGAAGAAAGAGAAAATTTGTTCTAGATGCTGAATTGGAGATGCAAATTAAGAATCTCTATGAGAA ATTCAAAGATGACAGAAATTGCAGTCGACGTATTGCTGAAGAGCTAGATCCAGATGGTAAAATTTCTCCAGCTCAAATATCCAATAAATTGAAAAAACTAGGGCTAACAATTGCATCAAGGAAAAAGAAGGGCGGTGCTAATGAAACTTTCTCAACAAGCCCTAATCAATTAGAAGGTGCCGGAGTAGCCGGAGTTGTGAATTTAGAGGGAAGCCTGTTGGTTCAGCATCG GCAGAAAAGAAAAAGAGTCAGTGCTTTCAATGAAGATCAGGAAGCCCTTATCAAAGTTCTATTTGAGCA ATTCAAGGATCATAGAAGATGTAACTATATGATAGCCAATGCACTGGACGTGGATGGTAAGTTCACACCTGCCCAAGTCTCTCGAAAACTTAAGCAACTTGGCTTATGGGTTCAGCAAAAGAGTTTTAGAGGAAATATCCACCAAAAGGGTGAGGATCTTATGGACTATTCAAAGGATGGAATGGATAAATCTGATGATGAGACACTTCTATCATTGATAGAAAG gAAAAAAGTGAAGAAAGGAAAAAAATCAAGCAAACCATTACATGAACAGACCAATGAGGATAAGCTGTCAAAAGATGAGTCTGATGATGAAATGCTTGGCTCTATCCTCAA gAAAAAAGGGAAGAAAAGAAAAGAATCAAGCAAACAGGTACACGAACAGACCGGTGAGGATAAATTGTCAAAAGATGCTTCTGATGATGAAATACTCGGCTCTATCCTCAA GAAAAAAAAGAATAGATCTGTATCTGGTGAACACTTACATGAAAACACCAATGAGGGTGAATTGTCTAGATATGATTCCGAAGATGAAATTCTTCAATCTGCACTGAA GAAAAAAAAGAATAGACCTGGTGAACATTTACATGAAAACACCAATGAGGGTGAATTGTCTAGATACGATTCCGAAGATGAAATTCTTCAATCTGCACTGAA gaaaaaaatGGATAGACCTGCATCTGGTGAACATTTACATGAAAACACCAATTCCGAAGATGAAATTCTTCAATCTGCACTGAA gaaaaaaaaGGATAGACCTGCATCTGGTGAACATTTACATGAAAACACCAATTCCGAAGATGAAATTCTTCAATCTGCACTGAA GAAAAAAAATAATAGATCTGTATCTGGTGAATATTTACATGAAAACACCAATGAGGGTGAATTGTCTAGATACGATTCGGAAGATGAAATTCTTCAATCTGCACTTAC TGAAAATCAAGTAGGTTTTAAGAATTCCCAAGTAGAAAATAAGCAAGTGGATCCTGACTTGGAAGATTCAGAGGATGATGTGGCTGTTAAAGTACTTTCTGACAATCCTGTATCAAGAAGGAAGCTGAGAATGGTGATGGATCTTGAGGACGATGACTGA